The Mucilaginibacter yixingensis genome window below encodes:
- the lepA gene encoding translation elongation factor 4, producing MEHIRNFCIIAHIDHGKSTLADRLLEYTETITKREAQAQLLDDMDLERERGITIKSHAIQMDYVLDGQKYVLNLIDTPGHVDFSYEVSRSIAACEGALLIVDASQGIQAQTISNLYLALENDLEIIPVLNKMDLPGAMPEEVKDQIVDLIGCKREDILAASGKTGMGVHDILRAIVERVPAPVGDPTAPLQALIFDSVFNSFRGIIAYFKVVNGEIRKGDRVKFVATERQYFADEVGTLKLNQLPKDVIKTGDVGYIISGIKEAKEVKVGDTITTVDRPCAEGIQGFEEVKPMVFAGIYPVDTEDYEELRESMAKLQLNDASLVFEPESSAALGFGFRCGFLGMLHMEIIQERLEREFDMTVITTVPNVSYKAFTTKGEELLVNNPSDLPDPSKIDFVEEPFIKATIITKSEFVGPVMSLCIQKRGMIVNQSYLTSDRVELIFEMPMGEIVFDFYDKLKTISKGYASFDYHQTGYRQSDLVKLDIRLNSEPVDALSSLIHRSNSYDFGKKICEKLKELLPRQQFEIVIQASIGAKIIARETVKAMRKDVTAKCYGGDISRKRKLLEKQKAGKKRMRQVGNVEIPQSAFMAVLKLD from the coding sequence ATGGAGCACATACGTAATTTTTGTATCATTGCACACATTGACCACGGCAAGAGTACTCTGGCCGACAGGTTATTGGAGTACACTGAAACCATCACCAAGCGCGAGGCACAAGCTCAGTTGCTGGATGATATGGATCTGGAACGCGAACGCGGTATCACCATTAAAAGCCACGCCATACAAATGGACTATGTGCTTGATGGTCAGAAATATGTTTTAAACCTGATTGACACTCCGGGACACGTAGATTTTAGCTACGAGGTTTCGCGTTCAATTGCTGCCTGCGAGGGCGCACTGCTTATTGTAGATGCATCGCAAGGTATACAGGCACAAACCATCTCTAATCTTTATCTGGCGTTAGAGAACGACCTTGAAATTATCCCCGTATTAAACAAGATGGACCTTCCGGGCGCTATGCCAGAGGAAGTAAAAGACCAGATTGTTGACCTGATTGGTTGTAAACGTGAAGATATCCTGGCTGCATCTGGTAAAACCGGCATGGGCGTGCATGATATTCTGCGTGCTATTGTAGAGCGTGTACCTGCCCCTGTTGGCGACCCGACAGCGCCGCTGCAGGCCCTTATTTTCGACTCGGTATTTAACTCTTTCCGTGGCATCATCGCTTACTTTAAAGTAGTGAATGGTGAAATAAGGAAAGGTGACAGGGTGAAATTTGTTGCTACCGAACGCCAGTATTTTGCCGACGAAGTAGGTACTTTAAAGCTGAACCAGCTACCCAAAGACGTAATTAAGACAGGTGATGTAGGTTACATCATCTCCGGTATAAAAGAAGCGAAAGAAGTAAAAGTAGGTGATACCATTACTACGGTAGACCGTCCCTGCGCCGAAGGGATACAAGGTTTTGAAGAGGTGAAACCAATGGTTTTTGCCGGCATTTACCCAGTTGACACCGAGGATTACGAAGAACTGCGCGAAAGCATGGCCAAACTGCAACTGAACGATGCCTCGCTGGTTTTTGAACCAGAATCATCGGCAGCGCTGGGCTTTGGTTTTCGTTGTGGTTTCCTGGGGATGCTGCACATGGAGATCATCCAGGAGCGTTTGGAGCGCGAGTTCGATATGACGGTGATTACCACCGTTCCCAACGTGTCATACAAAGCTTTCACTACAAAAGGCGAGGAACTGTTGGTAAATAACCCGAGCGACCTGCCCGATCCAAGTAAAATTGATTTTGTGGAAGAGCCGTTTATAAAGGCCACTATCATTACCAAAAGTGAGTTTGTGGGCCCGGTGATGTCGCTTTGTATCCAGAAACGGGGGATGATCGTTAACCAATCGTATCTGACGTCAGACCGTGTTGAGCTGATCTTTGAGATGCCGATGGGTGAGATCGTATTTGATTTTTATGATAAGTTGAAAACCATCTCCAAAGGCTACGCCTCGTTTGATTATCACCAGACCGGCTACCGCCAGAGCGACCTGGTAAAACTGGATATTCGTTTGAATAGTGAGCCGGTGGATGCTTTGTCGTCATTGATCCACCGCAGTAACTCGTACGACTTTGGTAAAAAGATCTGCGAAAAGCTGAAAGAACTGCTGCCACGTCAGCAATTTGAAATTGTGATACAGGCCTCGATCGGTGCCAAAATTATCGCCCGCGAGACTGTAAAAGCCATGCGTAAAGACGTAACCGCCAAGTGTTATGGTGGTGACATCTCGCGTAAGCGTAAACTGTTGGAAAAACAGAAGGCCGGTAAAAAACGTATGCGCCAGGTTGGCAACGTGGAAATACCACAGAGCGCGTTTATGGCCGTTTTGAAATTAGACTAA
- a CDS encoding SHOCT domain-containing protein, translating into MKKILLLAAVLMPMVTLAQTIKEYKAINGVTYHLNDTVRLGKGSKDTGGFLYIEDRGLGLPTLPGARTSGGRGLPKDFANSGVVIKSMRKMQLNGVDKYLFMVNAGGPFRFSMFIDDAILACEVVPCKGNTQEANGAPVADVADEIKKLKGLMDSGAITKDEYEARKKKLLNQ; encoded by the coding sequence ATGAAAAAAATTTTATTGCTTGCAGCTGTGCTGATGCCAATGGTTACATTGGCGCAGACTATCAAAGAATACAAAGCCATTAACGGCGTTACTTATCATCTTAATGATACCGTTCGCCTTGGAAAAGGATCAAAAGACACCGGCGGATTTCTTTATATTGAAGATAGGGGGTTGGGGTTACCAACACTGCCCGGGGCACGTACCAGTGGCGGCCGTGGTTTGCCAAAAGATTTTGCCAATAGCGGGGTGGTGATTAAAAGCATGCGTAAAATGCAACTCAACGGCGTTGACAAATATCTGTTTATGGTGAATGCCGGCGGTCCGTTCCGTTTTTCTATGTTTATTGATGACGCCATCCTGGCCTGCGAAGTAGTGCCATGTAAAGGCAATACGCAGGAAGCCAACGGCGCACCTGTAGCTGACGTGGCCGACGAAATCAAGAAACTGAAAGGATTAATGGACTCTGGCGCCATCACCAAAGATGAATATGAAGCCCGCAAAAAGAAACTGCTTAATCAATAA
- a CDS encoding fructosamine kinase family protein, producing the protein MKIKDTSAVSGGDINQVYRLDTSSGQFLLKVNSKDAFPGMFAHEAQGLSAIRQTETIAVPDVIYQGYAGKESYLLLEWIETWYPSEQASKNLGRQLAAMHEHTADLFGFHQDNYMGSLPQKNNRHKSWSDFFVKERLKPMVKMAIESGQLNDNDQDDFDQLYEKLPGLHPDEPPALVHGDLWSGNYLINTKEQPYLIDPAVSYSNREFDIAMTALFGGFNATFYKAYNDAYPLQPGWQGRLKIWNLYPLLVHVNLFGGGYANQVRQILAAL; encoded by the coding sequence GTGAAAATCAAAGACACCAGTGCGGTGAGCGGAGGCGATATCAATCAAGTTTACAGACTAGACACATCATCAGGCCAGTTTCTGCTTAAAGTGAATAGCAAAGATGCCTTCCCGGGGATGTTTGCGCACGAAGCGCAAGGGTTATCAGCCATTCGTCAAACAGAAACCATTGCCGTACCTGACGTTATCTACCAGGGCTATGCCGGCAAAGAAAGCTATCTTTTATTAGAGTGGATTGAAACCTGGTACCCAAGCGAGCAAGCTTCCAAAAACCTTGGCCGGCAGTTGGCCGCCATGCATGAACATACCGCAGACCTATTTGGCTTTCATCAGGACAATTACATGGGCTCGTTACCGCAAAAGAACAATCGGCATAAAAGTTGGAGCGATTTTTTTGTTAAGGAACGCTTAAAGCCGATGGTAAAAATGGCTATAGAATCGGGTCAGCTTAATGATAATGACCAGGATGACTTTGATCAGCTATATGAAAAATTACCTGGTTTGCACCCCGACGAACCGCCCGCCCTTGTTCACGGCGATCTGTGGAGCGGTAACTATCTCATCAACACCAAAGAGCAACCTTATTTAATAGATCCAGCCGTAAGCTACAGTAACCGCGAGTTTGATATAGCCATGACGGCCCTATTCGGCGGGTTTAACGCCACGTTTTATAAGGCTTACAACGATGCTTACCCGCTGCAACCTGGCTGGCAGGGGAGATTAAAAATCTGGAACCTGTATCCGTTATTGGTTCATGTTAATTTGTTTGGCGGAGGTTATGCCAATCAGGTGCGCCAAATTCTGGCAGCCCTTTAA